One part of the Amyelois transitella isolate CPQ chromosome 10, ilAmyTran1.1, whole genome shotgun sequence genome encodes these proteins:
- the LOC106134795 gene encoding synaptic vesicle glycoprotein 2C-like encodes MVVSKSDVEAESQKEQIPHEHLFKVTGLSSSNLEKLAQDVAAATPADFETAIAATGYGRFNICLMLCTLPAFWSAVSVTSNVSYIFTRARCDMQLSLLDMGTVNAITYGGMISSAMIWGFLSDTLGRRRIMVWGFFFSGILEFCVSISQNFIMLLLTRFASGFLFNGPFAVLISYLAELHRTELRARVILLTSLFYTIANTTLPLLAWAILTKEWHFYIFGNSFVIHAWNLFLMATALVPLLTGLAFLCLPESPKFLMSRGRNEEALEVFKRIYTMNTGKPKSDFPVAVLVEEKSEQQARGVAALRGGWAQLAPLFRAPHVKWLVLLCTIHIGCMFGSNTLRLWYPQLAAMIGSNSNESLCAAIAPEATAPPDDESCQPIQTDMLTYLQSAIVGAGSVLTYGIGGVLVNRCGKKLVAGFSSVLSAVTIVMLPFLGTGAFTVVALVTTALALSSLCGASLSSITVDLFPTSLRVMALATFLMCGRVGTIMGTVAFPALMQYGCLPPFITIAAVLGTIGLACSIIPNTNLKKLE; translated from the exons atggtAGTGAGTAAAAGTGACGTGGAGGCTGAGTCGCAGAAGGAGCAGATTCCTCATGAACACCTTTTCAAGGTGACAGGGTTGTCGTCGAGCAATCTGGAGAAGTTGGCGCaag ATGTAGCCGCCGCCACGCCGGCTGACTTCGAGACCGCCATAGCTGCGACGGGCTATGGCCGCTTCAACATCTGCCTGATGCTCTGCACCCTCCCAGCGTTCTGGAGTGCTGTGTCTGTCACCAGCAACGTCTCTTACATCTTCACCAGGGCACGGTGTGACATGCAACTCAGTTTATTGGACATGGGGACAGTCAATGCTATCACTTATGGAG GTATGATCTCATCGGCCATGATCTGGGGGTTCCTCTCGGACACGCTGGGCCGCCGCCGCATCATGGTGTGGGGCTTCTTCTTCAGCGGAATCCTGGAGTTCTGCGTCTCCATCAGCCAGAACTTCATCATGCTCCTGCTCACAAGATTCGCTAGCGGATTCCt cTTCAACGGCCCATTCGCAGTCCTGATCTCCTACCTGGCGGAGCTCCACCGCACAGAACTGAGAGCCCGCGTCATCTTGCTCACGAGCTTGTTCTATACCATCGCCAACACCACCTTACCACTCCTCGCCTGGGCCATCTTGACCAAGGAGTGGCATTTCTACATCTTCGGAAACAGTTTTG taATCCACGCATGGAACCTGTTCCTAATGGCGACAGCGCTGGTACCACTGCTGACTGGCCTGGCTTTCCTCTGTCTGCCAGAGAGCCCCAAGTTCCTGATGTCACGAGGCAGGAACGAAGAGGCGTTGGAAGTGTTCAAGAGGATCTATACCATGAACACGGGAAAACCGAAATCTGATTTTCCG gtggCAGTGCTAGTGGAGGAGAAGTCGGAGCAGCAAGCGCGCGGAGTGGCAGCCCTGCGCGGCGGCTGGGCTCAGTTGGCACCCCTGTTCAGGGCGCCGCATGTGAAGTGGTTGGTCCTCTTGTGCACCATCCATATTGGGTGCATGTTCGG GTCCAACACTCTCCGCCTCTGGTACCCCCAACTAGCAGCCATGATTGGTTCAAACTCCAATGAAAGTCTCTGCGCCGCCATTGCTCCCGAAGCCACTGCTCCTCCTGACGACGAGTCCTGCCAGCccatacagacagacatgcTGACGTATCTGCAGAGTGCCATAGTCGGGGCTGGGTCAGTGCTGACGTATGGCATCGGCGGTGTTTTGGTCAATAG ATGCGGTAAGAAGTTAGTGGCCGGTTTCTCCAGCGTCCTGAGTGCAGTCACCATCGTGATGCTTCCGTTCCTGGGCACCGGCGCCTTCACCGTCGTAGCCCTGGTCACTACAGCCCTAGCGCTATCTTCTCTCTGCGGCGCTTCGCTTTCTAGCATCACTGTGGACTTGTTTCCCACTTCTTTGAG AGTAATGGCGCTGGCAACATTCCTCATGTGTGGCCGAGTGGGAACTATAATGGGCACCGTGGCGTTCCCCGCGCTGATGCAGTATGGCTGCCTACCCCCTTTTATCACCATCGCAGCTGTGCTTGGAA CCATCGGCCTTGCTTGCAGTATTATACCAAATACTAACCTGAAGAAACTTgagtaa